A window of the Henckelia pumila isolate YLH828 chromosome 3, ASM3356847v2, whole genome shotgun sequence genome harbors these coding sequences:
- the LOC140890385 gene encoding transmembrane ascorbate ferrireductase 2 — protein sequence MAVPIVQFSIFPLVRTLGIAVVALVLLWTLHYRGGLALVSENKDLIFNVHPLLMVTGLVLLNGEAMLAYKTVSGTKSFKKLVHLSLQFLAFCCGVVGLWAAWKFHIDKGIDNFYSLHSWLGIACLFLFGVQWAAAFVTYWYPGGSRNSRATLLPWHVFFGIYIYGLAVATCTTGLLEKATFLQTSKTITRYSTEALLVNSLGMLIIVLAGFVILGVLSPVYTVRGSAD from the exons ATGGCAGTCCCGATTGTTCAGTTCTCGATCTTCCCTCTGGTGAGAACACTCGGAATTGCAGTTGTCGCATTGGTACTTCTATGGACTCTGCATTACAGAGGTGGATTAGCGCTTGTATCGGAAAACAAAGATCTCATATTTAAC GTTCATCCTCTTTTGATGGTGACTGGACTCGTTCTTCTGAATGGTGAAG CAATGCTAGCCTATAAGACCGTTTCAGGAACAAAAAGTTTCAAAAAACTGGTTCATCTTTCGCTGCAATTCCTGGCATTCTGTTGCGGCGTCGTTGGATTATGGGCCGCATGGAAGTTTCACATTGACAAAGGAATCGATAATTTCTACAGCCTCCACTCGTGGCTGGGCATAGCATGTCTTTTCTTGTTCGGAGTTCAG TGGGCTGCCGCATTTGTTACATATTGGTATCCAGGTGGTTCGAGAAATAGTCGAGCTACCCTTTTACCGTGGCACGTATTTTTCGGCATATATATCTACGGTCTGGCTGTGGCGACATGCACAACTGGTCTCTTAGAGAAAGCTACGTTTCTTCAAACAAGCAAGACAATAACGCGCTACTCGACTGAGGCATTGCTGGTAAATTCTTTGGGAATGTTGATTATTGTTTTGGCTGGGTTCGTGATTCTTGGAGTACTCTCCCCTGTTTATACAGTTAGGGGATCAGCAGATTAG
- the LOC140886384 gene encoding translation initiation factor eIF2B subunit delta-like, with amino-acid sequence MDPRRVPRTVSDPKFRQVGFFAPPDRSQSAPPDPTSSSPPVSNISPSGNSLYPVMIPPPRNLPTDLSRHSPRGPPLSLLHASRAADSDIPVGSYNPSTAVTDFSEDHISPKLGRGGSGKFATSLPAAGFEMAAVKQNSVVKLHHDVTDGGVNEEMRKEKRPAGVKPLKEKTSKAERRAAQEAQRAAKASARGEGNKASVASGANSANANTGKALKVVPQRTDSSPVAASEKKGGERQIDKDRKKDVPHPRMQFDDTNRVEKAKKRSVVKQIEAKNRVELFRHLPQYEHGARLLDLESKLFQLDTVHPVVYKVGLRYLDGDISGGNARCVTMLQAFQEAIKDYYTPPEKALIRDLTTKINGYISFLIECRPLSISMGNAIRFLKTRIAKLPLSLSESEAKASLISDIEHFISEKIILADKVIVNHAVTKIRDGDVLLTYASSSAVEMVLLHAHELGKQFRVVVVDSRPKLEGQKLLRRLVGKGINCTYTHINAVSYLMHEVTRVFLGASSILSNGTVYSRVGTACVAMVAHQFRIPVLVCCEAYKFHERVQLDSICSNELGDPDAISRVSGRKEISSLDGWAKSENLQMLNLIYDATPSDYVSMIITDYGMIPPTSVPVIVREYRREQLWT; translated from the exons ATGGACCCGCGCCGTGTTCCTCGCACTGTCAGCGACCCGAAATTCCGGCAAGTCGGATTCTTCGCTCCACCCGATCGGTCTCAATCGGCTCCACCCGACCCCACATCATCGTCCCCTCCTGTCTCCAACATTTCACCCTCTGGAAACTCCTTGTACCCCGTCATGATCCCGCCGCCGCGCAACTTACCCACTGACCTCTCACGCCACTCTCCTCGCGGGCCACCGTTATCCCTTCTCCATGCCTCCCGCGCTGCGGATTCTGATATTCCAGTTGGAAGCTATAACCCCTCTACGGCGGTCACAGATTTCTCGGAGGACCACATATCCCCTAAGTTGGGCCGGGGTGGTTCTGGAAAATTTGCCACTTCTTTGCCTGCTGCTGGGTTCGAAATGGCAGCTGTTAAGCAGAATAGTGTGGTGAAATTGCATCATGATGTCACAG ATGGAGGGGTAAATGAGGAAATGCGGAAAGAGAAGAGGCCTGCCGGTGTAAAGCCATTGAAAGAGAAGACCTCCAAGGCTGAAAGACGGGCTGCTCAAGAGGCTCAAAGAGCCGCAAAGGCTTCTGCTAGAG GTGAGGGAAATAAGGCTTCTGTTGCATCTGGGGCCAATTCTGCAAATGCCAATACCGGTAAGGCTCTGAAGGTGGTTCCACAGAGGACAGATAGCTCTCCTGTTGCCGCTTCTGAGAAAAAAGGTGGCGAACGCCAAATAGATAAAGATAGAAAGAAAGATGTCCCTCATCCTAGGATGCAGTTTGATGATACAAATAGAGTTGAAAAGGCAAAGAAACGATCAGTGGTAAAACAAATTGAAGCCAAAAATAGGGTTGAACTCTTTAGGCATTTACCACAGTATGAACATGGAGCACGACTTCTTGACCTGGAATCGAAGTTATTTCAACTTGATACTGTTCATCCTGTAGTTTACAAG GTTGGTCTAAGATATCTAGATGGTGATATATCTGGTGGCAATGCTCGCTGTGTTACTATGCTCCAAGCATTTCAAGAGGCAATTAAAGACTACTACACACCACCAGAGAAAGCCCTGATCAGGGACTTGACTACAAAAATTAATGGTTACATCTCTTTTCTGATTGAATGCAGACCCCTTTCAATTAGCATGGGGAATGCTATTAGATTTCTTAAAACTCGAATTGCAAAATTACCTTTGAGCCTGTCCGAGTCTGAGGCAAAAGCAAGTCTTATCTCGGATATTGAACATTTTATTAGTGAGAAGATAATTTTAGCAGATAAGGTGATTGTAAATCACGCTGTGACCAAAATCAGGGATGGTGATGTTCTTCTCACATATGCTTCTTCATCTGCTGTTGAAATGGTGTTGTTACATGCTCATGAGCTTGGTAAACAGTTCCGAGTGGTGGTAGTCGATTCACGTCCGAAGCTTGAAGGACAAAAGTTGCTTCGTAGGCTCGTGGGAAAGGGTATTAACTGTACATATACCCATATAAATGCTGTTTCTTATCTCATGCACGAGGTGACTAGAGTATTTTTGGGTGCTTCATCGATATTGTCTAATGGGACGGTTTATTCGAGGGTTGGCACCGCATGTGTTGCTATGGTTGCTCACCAGTTCCGCATCCCAGTCTTGGTATGTTGTGAAGCGTACAAATTTCACGAAAGGGTTCAACTTGATTCAATCTGCTCCAATGAACTTG GTGATCCGGATGCTATCTCAAGAGTTTCTGGCAGAAAGGAAATTAGTTCTTTAGATGGTTGGGCCAAAAGTGAGAATCTACAAATGCTGAATCTGAT TTATGATGCAACACCTTCTGATTATGTTTCAATGATCATAACGGACTATGGCATG ATACCACCGACGAGTGTGCCTGTCATTGTTCGAGAATATCGACGAGAACAATTGTGGACATAA